In Alphaproteobacteria bacterium, one genomic interval encodes:
- the addA gene encoding double-strand break repair helicase AddA, with the protein MGRFGRGVMIQSAAQKIPTPRPQFTAASPDYSIWVNASAGTGKTNILTQRVLGLLLHGVRPERILCLTYTKAAAAEMSARIRARLGKWVALDDAALLADLESIIGDDVDDKMIALARLLFAQCLDTPDGLKIQTIHAFCQSILQRFPLEAGLLPRFQVCEEREAARLLRQSIHHVLRRKNKQAPLLNAIHLLSEILSQESQLELLLSKIISKRGWMAQGLARHKSVESMLAKMAELSGMDGPLSKDEFMAQLCDDEYFSSSNLRGACAALASGTEAESRRSLEIQNWLDASIDQRVKNWSNYAEIFLTGEGGIRAKLINPKTAEKYPQAPGALHQEAQRIIAAQNTLKTLDLLAYNQAALTLAIEVSADYTNAKHHVGALDYDDLIQYTLSLLQKPGIAPWILFKLDGGIDHLLIDEAQDTSPDQWQIIRLLTEEFFAGTGSKQRPTSVFAVGDPKQSIYSFQHADPRGFSIMQGHYTKAAFETRQTLQIIPLHYSYRSTTDVLRIVDSVFTLTEAKRGVSFFTAAEEQKKLLQNQALIEHIAMRQDAPGLVEIWPLATDSEKRKIQPWHIPDSRQESFSAQEKLAGAIAHQIEEWLVHGEVLPSNPYTRRDMRKIQPGDIMILVRRRNEFVDLLTRALKNKNIPVAGVDRLILSEHIAIMDLLALAKFLLLPDDDLNLAVVLKSPLLDLPPDKTESLLFELCAKRGPKSLWQQLRETNNPALIPARDYLTDLLGRYSFLSPFELFSDILNRLGGRKKMVERLGAQSIDPIDEFLNLCANTATQTMSLQEFVSFMNSDTIEVKRDLEAGERGEVRIMTVHAAKGLQAPIVFLPDTARLPKPQSTVAELLFDEQEHILLWPVKRDWLQGYSEQLRVRAEQATVEEYRRLLYVALTRAEDRLYIGGYGAAEPDSWYSYIAQAAYDMTQNDSAQSVDFDFAAQGYTDWQGGGWRIGNLPKLKFQLKDTPEKAKPIIIPDWLHQSAPNDPTPPKPLSPSKPAAEPAMISPLRQKNERSQSILRGSVIHRLLQSLPNIEPTRRLPAMQNFMKSYFGQITPEEIAEIIAEVQTLLQNPEFAEYLGLDSRAEIPISGIIGNQAIVGQIDRMVIGKNHIKILDFKTNRPPPADAAQTPEAYLRQMAAYVALLEKIYPQYRIEAALLWTNIAKLMPLPAEILARYKP; encoded by the coding sequence ATGGGGCGATTCGGGCGAGGCGTCATGATTCAATCCGCCGCGCAGAAAATTCCAACGCCGCGTCCGCAATTTACGGCGGCGTCTCCCGATTATTCTATTTGGGTCAACGCGTCCGCCGGCACTGGCAAAACCAATATCTTAACCCAGCGCGTTTTGGGATTGTTATTGCACGGCGTGCGGCCGGAACGAATTTTATGCCTCACTTATACCAAGGCGGCGGCGGCGGAAATGTCCGCCCGCATTCGCGCGCGACTGGGGAAATGGGTAGCGCTGGATGATGCGGCGTTGTTGGCCGATCTGGAATCCATCATCGGCGACGATGTCGATGACAAAATGATCGCGCTGGCGCGGCTGTTATTCGCGCAATGCCTGGATACGCCGGATGGATTGAAAATCCAAACCATTCATGCGTTTTGCCAATCTATTTTGCAGCGCTTTCCGTTGGAAGCAGGCCTGTTGCCGCGATTCCAAGTATGCGAGGAACGCGAAGCTGCGCGATTATTGCGCCAATCCATTCATCATGTATTGCGCCGGAAAAACAAGCAAGCCCCCTTATTAAACGCGATCCATTTATTGTCGGAAATACTGTCGCAAGAAAGCCAGTTGGAATTATTATTGTCTAAAATAATTTCCAAGCGCGGTTGGATGGCGCAGGGATTGGCGCGGCATAAATCGGTGGAATCTATGCTGGCAAAAATGGCGGAATTATCCGGCATGGATGGGCCATTATCCAAAGACGAATTCATGGCGCAATTGTGCGATGATGAATATTTTTCCAGTTCCAATTTGCGTGGCGCCTGCGCGGCATTGGCGTCAGGGACAGAGGCGGAATCGCGCCGCAGCCTGGAAATTCAAAACTGGCTGGATGCATCGATCGATCAGCGCGTTAAAAACTGGTCCAATTACGCGGAAATATTTTTAACCGGCGAGGGCGGAATCCGCGCCAAATTGATCAATCCTAAAACTGCGGAAAAATATCCGCAGGCGCCGGGCGCCCTGCATCAAGAAGCGCAACGCATCATCGCCGCGCAGAACACCCTGAAAACCCTTGATTTACTGGCTTATAATCAGGCGGCGTTGACCCTGGCGATTGAAGTATCCGCCGATTATACTAACGCCAAGCACCATGTTGGCGCCTTGGATTATGACGATTTGATTCAATATACGTTATCATTATTGCAGAAACCGGGTATCGCCCCGTGGATTTTATTCAAACTGGATGGCGGCATCGATCATTTGCTGATCGACGAGGCGCAGGATACCAGCCCCGATCAATGGCAAATTATCCGTCTTTTAACCGAGGAATTTTTTGCCGGAACCGGCTCCAAGCAACGCCCAACATCGGTATTCGCCGTCGGCGATCCAAAACAATCGATTTATAGTTTCCAGCACGCCGATCCGCGCGGATTTTCCATCATGCAGGGCCATTATACCAAGGCCGCGTTCGAAACCCGCCAAACATTGCAAATTATCCCGCTGCATTATTCTTATCGTTCTACCACCGATGTTTTACGCATCGTCGATTCGGTGTTCACGTTGACCGAGGCAAAACGCGGAGTGAGTTTTTTTACCGCCGCCGAGGAACAAAAGAAATTGCTGCAAAATCAGGCATTGATTGAACATATCGCGATGCGCCAGGATGCGCCAGGGCTTGTCGAGATCTGGCCGCTGGCGACCGATAGCGAGAAACGGAAAATCCAACCCTGGCACATCCCTGACAGCCGCCAAGAATCATTTTCGGCGCAGGAAAAACTGGCTGGCGCTATTGCCCATCAAATTGAAGAATGGCTTGTCCATGGCGAAGTTTTGCCGTCCAATCCATATACCAGACGCGACATGCGCAAAATTCAGCCAGGCGATATTATGATCCTGGTGCGGCGGCGGAATGAATTTGTCGATTTACTGACGCGCGCCCTGAAAAATAAAAATATTCCGGTTGCCGGCGTCGACCGTTTAATCCTGTCCGAACATATCGCGATCATGGATTTGCTGGCACTGGCAAAATTTTTGTTATTGCCGGACGATGATTTGAATTTGGCGGTTGTTTTAAAATCGCCATTATTGGATCTACCGCCAGATAAAACTGAATCGCTATTGTTCGAATTATGCGCCAAACGCGGACCAAAAAGCCTGTGGCAACAATTGCGCGAAACCAATAATCCGGCATTAATACCGGCAAGGGATTATTTGACGGATTTATTGGGACGGTATTCGTTTTTATCGCCGTTTGAATTGTTCAGCGATATTCTGAATCGTCTTGGCGGCCGTAAAAAAATGGTTGAACGGCTTGGCGCGCAATCGATCGATCCTATCGATGAATTCTTGAATCTTTGCGCCAATACCGCAACTCAAACCATGAGCTTGCAGGAATTTGTATCGTTCATGAACAGCGATACAATCGAAGTCAAACGGGATCTGGAAGCCGGTGAACGCGGCGAAGTGCGCATTATGACCGTTCATGCCGCCAAAGGATTACAGGCCCCTATCGTATTTCTGCCCGATACCGCGCGGCTGCCGAAACCGCAATCGACGGTCGCGGAATTATTGTTTGACGAGCAAGAGCATATTTTATTATGGCCCGTCAAACGCGACTGGCTGCAAGGATACAGTGAACAATTGCGCGTCCGCGCCGAACAAGCCACTGTCGAAGAATACCGCCGGTTGTTATATGTCGCCCTGACCCGCGCCGAAGACCGCTTATATATCGGCGGCTATGGCGCAGCGGAACCCGATAGCTGGTATTCCTATATCGCGCAAGCGGCGTACGATATGACGCAAAATGACAGCGCACAAAGCGTCGATTTTGACTTCGCCGCCCAAGGATATACGGATTGGCAAGGCGGCGGATGGCGCATTGGCAATTTGCCAAAATTAAAGTTTCAATTGAAAGATACGCCAGAGAAAGCAAAACCAATTATTATTCCCGATTGGTTGCATCAATCCGCGCCGAACGATCCAACACCGCCCAAACCATTAAGCCCATCGAAACCGGCGGCGGAGCCGGCAATGATATCCCCATTGCGCCAGAAAAATGAGCGCAGCCAGAGTATTTTGCGGGGATCCGTCATTCACCGTCTGTTGCAAAGTCTGCCTAATATAGAACCTACAAGACGATTGCCTGCAATGCAGAATTTTATGAAATCCTATTTCGGACAAATAACGCCGGAAGAAATTGCAGAAATCATCGCCGAAGTTCAAACCTTGCTGCAAAATCCAGAAT